One stretch of Chryseobacterium indologenes DNA includes these proteins:
- a CDS encoding molybdopterin molybdotransferase MoeA, producing MEMITVQQAEDIILSQANDFGREYIAYDHALGRILDEDLIADRDLPAFDRPTVDGIAIRYNAYEKGIRSFSIKAVQSAGEPSVPIDSETECIEIMTGAALDASLDTIIRYEDLSINNGIASITIDIKKGQNIHLKGRDKKEGEVLVKAHQVITPAIIGIAASIGKTTIAVKKYPKIIIISTGDEMVSPESIPSPYQLRRSNGVTIQSVLKNFHIETDTLHLNDDYEAIKKELSRCIHEYDVLLMSGGVSMGKFDYLPQVCEELGVEKLFHKIKQRPGKPFWFGKNQHNKLVFAFPGNPVSVFMCLHRYFIPWLEKSLEISGNSSQFAVLQNDIEVPFSLQYFVQVKLGTNQLGQLTAESVHTNGSGDFSHLADTNAFMELPLEKDSFKKGEVYKIWKYND from the coding sequence ATGGAAATGATTACTGTACAGCAAGCAGAAGATATTATACTGTCCCAGGCAAATGATTTTGGGCGAGAATATATTGCTTATGACCATGCATTAGGAAGAATTTTGGACGAAGATCTTATCGCAGACCGGGATTTACCTGCTTTTGACCGTCCTACTGTGGACGGAATTGCCATCCGGTATAATGCGTATGAAAAAGGGATTCGCTCCTTTTCCATCAAAGCGGTACAGTCTGCCGGAGAACCGTCTGTACCTATTGATTCAGAAACTGAATGTATAGAAATCATGACCGGAGCTGCTTTAGACGCTTCATTAGATACTATAATCCGATATGAAGATCTATCCATCAATAATGGGATCGCAAGTATTACTATTGATATAAAAAAAGGGCAGAATATCCATCTTAAAGGCAGGGACAAAAAAGAAGGTGAAGTTCTGGTAAAAGCCCATCAGGTGATTACTCCTGCTATCATTGGAATAGCTGCGTCTATTGGAAAAACTACTATAGCTGTAAAAAAATACCCTAAGATTATCATCATTTCTACAGGAGATGAAATGGTAAGTCCGGAATCAATCCCGTCTCCTTATCAGCTAAGACGTTCCAATGGAGTCACCATACAGTCTGTTTTAAAAAATTTCCATATTGAAACTGACACCCTTCATCTCAACGATGACTATGAGGCGATCAAAAAAGAGCTTTCCCGTTGTATTCATGAATATGATGTTCTTCTTATGAGTGGTGGTGTATCTATGGGGAAATTTGATTATTTACCTCAGGTTTGTGAAGAACTGGGAGTAGAAAAGCTATTTCACAAAATAAAACAAAGACCGGGAAAACCCTTTTGGTTTGGTAAAAATCAACATAATAAATTGGTATTTGCATTTCCGGGAAATCCTGTTTCTGTATTTATGTGCTTACACAGATACTTTATTCCCTGGCTGGAAAAGTCTCTGGAAATATCAGGAAACTCTTCTCAATTTGCCGTTTTACAGAATGATATTGAGGTTCCTTTTTCGCTTCAGTATTTTGTTCAGGTAAAACTGGGCACCAATCAATTGGGGCAGCTCACTGCTGAATCAGTTCATACCAATGGATCCGGAGATTTTTCTCATCTTGCAGATACTAATGCCTTTATGGAACTTCCTCTGGAAAAAGATAGTTTTAAAAAAGGAGAAGTTTATAAAATATGGAAATATAATGATTGA
- a CDS encoding PhzF family isomerase translates to MMKEVIVYQIDSFTKEKFKGNPAGVVLDAENLTAEEMQLIARELNNSETAFVLKPDPNDPFDYHVRYFTPTTEVPICGHATIGALYAKAIEDRLDSCTITINTQVGVLPIDILKEGNDYQITMTQGSFSMESAFNSSITQEIVEALGLKLENLNKECPIQIASTGHSKVMIGINSKTLLNTLNPDFTALSHLSKKINCNGYFVFTFDSDDKEVLTYGRMFAPAIGIQEDPVTGNANGPLGGYLIQNKIIEASDGTMEFIARQGETINRMGQIKVQVTSKNHIPEIIRITGNAVPVFRTVMYI, encoded by the coding sequence ATGATGAAAGAAGTAATCGTGTATCAAATTGATTCTTTTACAAAAGAAAAATTCAAAGGAAATCCTGCCGGTGTTGTACTGGATGCTGAAAATCTAACTGCTGAAGAAATGCAGCTTATTGCCAGAGAACTCAATAACTCGGAAACGGCATTTGTACTAAAGCCTGACCCAAATGATCCTTTTGATTATCATGTGCGCTATTTCACTCCTACCACTGAAGTTCCAATCTGCGGACACGCTACTATTGGCGCTCTTTATGCCAAAGCTATAGAAGACCGGTTAGATTCCTGTACGATTACAATCAATACTCAGGTGGGGGTTCTTCCTATCGACATTCTAAAAGAGGGTAATGACTATCAGATCACGATGACCCAGGGAAGCTTTAGTATGGAATCCGCGTTTAATTCATCGATAACTCAGGAAATTGTGGAAGCTTTAGGATTAAAACTGGAAAACCTTAACAAGGAATGCCCTATACAGATTGCTTCTACAGGTCATTCTAAAGTAATGATTGGTATTAACAGCAAAACTCTCCTGAATACACTAAATCCTGATTTTACAGCTTTAAGCCATCTTAGTAAAAAAATCAACTGTAATGGTTACTTCGTATTTACTTTTGATTCTGATGATAAGGAGGTTTTAACGTATGGAAGGATGTTTGCTCCTGCTATCGGAATTCAGGAAGATCCTGTTACAGGCAATGCCAATGGACCTTTGGGAGGGTATCTTATTCAAAATAAGATTATAGAAGCTTCTGATGGGACAATGGAATTTATTGCAAGACAAGGGGAAACGATTAATCGGATGGGACAGATAAAGGTACAGGTTACCAGTAAAAATCATATTCCTGAAATCATCAGAATTACAGGAAATGCAGTCCCTGTATTCCGTACTGTGATGTATATTTGA
- the moaA gene encoding GTP 3',8-cyclase MoaA — translation MLTDKFGRHINYLRLAVVDRCNLRCTYCMPENGLAWIKQNDLMTDEEMLRICAVFTDLGVDKIRITGGEPFVRKNCISLIENISRLQGLTDLSLTTNGLLTEQYIPQLKEFGIKSVNLSLDTLDEDRFFKITRRKSFDKVMKTLKGLLKHHIKVKINTVVMENQNIEDIIPLVELTKELPVDVRFIEEMPFNGNNNTDVTPKWNYPQIYNYIRDHFPLIEKMEDPKSSTSYNYKIPGFAGDIGIIAAYTRSFCGDCNRIRITPSGILRTCLYEGGGINLKDIIRTGTTNSELKNIIINSIHHKPKDGWEAERKSLNASSIHQSMATIGG, via the coding sequence ATGTTAACAGATAAATTCGGAAGACATATCAATTATTTAAGGCTGGCCGTTGTAGACCGATGCAACCTCCGATGTACGTATTGTATGCCGGAAAATGGACTTGCATGGATTAAACAGAATGATCTCATGACTGATGAGGAAATGCTCAGGATATGTGCTGTATTTACAGATCTTGGCGTAGATAAGATCAGAATAACAGGAGGCGAACCCTTTGTCAGAAAAAACTGTATCAGTCTTATTGAAAACATATCTCGGCTTCAGGGGCTTACTGATCTCAGCTTAACGACAAACGGGCTTCTGACGGAGCAATATATTCCACAACTGAAAGAATTCGGAATAAAATCTGTCAATCTCAGTCTTGATACCCTGGATGAAGACCGTTTTTTCAAAATCACCCGCCGCAAAAGCTTTGATAAGGTGATGAAAACATTGAAAGGCTTATTGAAACATCACATCAAAGTGAAGATTAATACAGTAGTCATGGAGAATCAGAATATTGAAGATATTATTCCTTTGGTTGAGCTTACCAAAGAACTGCCGGTAGATGTACGTTTTATTGAAGAAATGCCATTCAATGGAAATAATAATACTGACGTAACCCCCAAATGGAATTATCCTCAAATTTATAATTATATCAGAGATCATTTTCCTCTGATAGAAAAGATGGAGGATCCCAAGAGTTCTACATCATACAACTATAAAATCCCTGGATTTGCTGGAGACATTGGTATTATCGCAGCGTATACACGTTCATTCTGTGGAGATTGCAACAGAATACGAATCACTCCTTCAGGAATCTTGAGAACCTGTCTGTACGAAGGCGGCGGGATCAATTTAAAAGATATCATTCGTACAGGAACAACCAATAGCGAATTAAAAAATATCATCATCAACAGCATACATCATAAACCTAAAGACGGATGGGAAGCTGAACGAAAAAGTCTGAACGCTTCATCTATTCATCAGTCAATGGCTACAATAGGAGGATAA
- the moaC gene encoding cyclic pyranopterin monophosphate synthase MoaC gives MSEFTHLNKNGQPAIVDVGGKKITHRKAVAQAVISLPENVLKTLQQDDFKTQKGSVFQIAIIAGIMGAKKTSELIPLCHPIGLDNCNLQIELNEQNEIVIECTASIEAKTGVEMEALTGASVAALTIYDMCKALSHDIVIKEIKLTEKSGGKNDFRRA, from the coding sequence ATGTCAGAATTTACACATCTTAATAAAAACGGACAGCCTGCCATAGTAGATGTTGGTGGAAAAAAAATCACGCATCGTAAAGCTGTTGCGCAAGCCGTCATTTCTTTGCCTGAAAATGTACTGAAGACTTTACAGCAAGACGATTTCAAAACCCAAAAAGGTTCTGTATTTCAGATTGCTATTATCGCAGGAATTATGGGGGCCAAAAAAACAAGTGAACTCATTCCGCTTTGCCATCCTATCGGGCTTGATAATTGCAATTTACAAATAGAACTGAACGAACAAAACGAAATTGTTATCGAATGTACGGCAAGCATAGAAGCTAAAACAGGCGTGGAAATGGAAGCACTTACCGGTGCATCTGTTGCAGCACTCACGATTTATGACATGTGTAAGGCATTGAGCCATGATATTGTCATTAAAGAAATTAAATTAACAGAAAAATCAGGTGGAAAAAATGATTTCAGAAGAGCTTAA
- a CDS encoding helix-turn-helix domain-containing protein → MIIDKELINKNSVKEVFSKGIDVVFQDEISGDSLNFFPENCFTIILLDQCEDGKCTTGLNQYDLKARQLFIHLPKREYKWELAPHTIGRRLIINDAILKTFSPTLTFTFSSYSKYEMIEPDDETYHRFSLEFNAIRKEIAADVVFPELINARVRLLALIINLWVEHAFGNKALSTPDNLAFRFHMLVNKYYKTQKNVAFYADELCITPNYLGVICRKQYTISPLEFIKERIILEAKNLLHSSNKSIKEIAFELGFQNFSHFSYLFRVKTGSTPKNYRKKLEEAKLDSK, encoded by the coding sequence ATGATAATAGATAAAGAGTTGATTAATAAAAATTCAGTAAAGGAGGTGTTTAGCAAAGGGATTGACGTTGTTTTTCAGGATGAGATCAGTGGGGATTCACTCAATTTTTTTCCTGAAAACTGCTTTACGATTATCTTATTGGATCAATGTGAAGACGGAAAATGTACAACCGGTCTGAATCAGTACGATCTAAAAGCCCGGCAATTATTTATTCATCTTCCCAAGAGAGAATACAAATGGGAGCTGGCGCCCCACACAATAGGAAGAAGACTTATCATTAATGATGCCATTTTGAAAACATTTTCTCCAACTCTTACATTTACTTTTTCTTCTTACAGTAAATACGAAATGATAGAGCCTGATGATGAAACCTATCACAGATTCAGTCTTGAATTTAATGCGATCAGGAAAGAAATTGCGGCTGATGTTGTTTTTCCGGAACTTATCAATGCAAGAGTACGGCTTTTGGCACTCATTATCAACCTGTGGGTAGAGCATGCTTTTGGGAACAAAGCATTGAGCACGCCGGATAATCTTGCTTTTCGTTTTCACATGTTGGTTAACAAGTATTATAAAACACAAAAGAATGTGGCTTTTTATGCTGATGAGCTATGTATTACGCCCAATTATCTGGGAGTCATTTGTAGAAAGCAATACACTATTTCTCCCCTTGAGTTTATTAAGGAAAGAATTATTCTTGAAGCTAAAAATTTACTTCACAGTTCAAATAAATCAATTAAAGAAATAGCTTTTGAACTGGGCTTTCAAAATTTTTCTCATTTTTCCTATTTATTCAGAGTGAAAACAGGATCAACTCCGAAAAATTACAGGAAAAAACTGGAAGAGGCTAAACTGGATTCAAAATAA